The following are from one region of the Paenibacillus sp. KS-LC4 genome:
- a CDS encoding putative sporulation protein YtxC, with amino-acid sequence MELFTVALPSKLQSTAAGLAALMTQYTNEDLHIEAASQSQLVQFDLESDGTIMCQSATPYFQLNKHGEMLYRSAAKALAEYVVTNLESEMLISIIKKKYQGGHSNDVSIIKKYCSQLMQDTDLDGLNAKFLDADRRRRKHKVAEEIELYLNENTRLDLGGIATFRLHGYRHELGDIVEYALDEYVLDKQYQEFISLLKYFVGLQQSKVAMVHLVHKGNHDFMLYNDKFQLFEPKPHSDRLVAEMLETEMNIEDMVISSLIAASPKQIVVHTQHVDMQVIRTIETIFDNRVSVCSDCILCSHAMGEWNDGVTQP; translated from the coding sequence ATGGAACTGTTTACCGTTGCGCTGCCTTCCAAGCTACAATCAACAGCAGCTGGGTTAGCAGCCTTAATGACACAATATACGAATGAGGATTTACATATTGAAGCAGCATCCCAGAGTCAGTTGGTGCAGTTCGATTTGGAGTCCGACGGTACCATAATGTGCCAGTCGGCAACGCCTTATTTTCAACTGAATAAGCACGGAGAAATGCTGTACCGCAGTGCTGCGAAAGCGCTCGCGGAATATGTTGTAACTAATTTGGAATCTGAAATGCTCATCAGCATCATTAAGAAAAAATATCAGGGCGGCCATTCCAATGATGTTTCCATTATTAAAAAATATTGCAGCCAGCTCATGCAGGATACCGATCTGGATGGCTTGAACGCCAAGTTTCTGGATGCGGATAGAAGGCGGAGAAAGCACAAGGTAGCCGAGGAGATCGAGCTGTATTTGAATGAAAATACACGGCTTGACCTTGGCGGCATCGCCACCTTCAGGCTTCACGGGTATCGTCACGAACTAGGTGACATTGTGGAGTATGCTTTGGATGAATATGTGCTCGATAAGCAATATCAGGAGTTTATTTCGCTGCTAAAATATTTTGTTGGGCTGCAGCAATCAAAGGTCGCAATGGTTCATTTGGTTCACAAAGGCAACCACGATTTTATGCTGTATAATGACAAATTTCAATTGTTCGAGCCTAAGCCGCATTCCGACCGCTTGGTAGCCGAAATGCTGGAAACGGAAATGAATATTGAGGACATGGTTATCAGCTCGCTGATTGCCGCATCACCTAAGCAAATTGTCGTTCATACGCAGCATGTCGATATGCAGGTCATTCGGACGATTGAAACGATTTTTGACAACCGGGTGTCGGTTTGCAGTGATTGTATTCTGTGCTCCCACGCAATGGGGGAATGGAATGATGGCGTTACTCAGCCTTAA
- a CDS encoding response regulator transcription factor produces MTTVLVVDDDPHIRQLLRLFLEDEGMEIIEQSNGVDAWDYYSHHSVDLIILDIMMPQMDGWELCRRVREAGDKPILMITAKGEAPERIKGFRLGTDDYMVKPFDPMELVMRVKALLKRYRISISQIVRLGQVTLDKTSYQIRYKDTGTSESIPLKEFELLFLLASYPGKLFKRDSLIEQIWGYDYEGDERAVDTHVKRLRERFAAYEQDFKIVTIWGLGYRLEVYRD; encoded by the coding sequence ATGACGACTGTACTCGTAGTGGATGATGATCCGCATATCCGGCAGCTGCTCCGTTTGTTTTTGGAGGATGAAGGAATGGAAATTATAGAGCAAAGCAATGGCGTAGACGCTTGGGACTACTATAGCCATCATTCGGTTGATCTTATTATTCTCGATATTATGATGCCGCAGATGGACGGCTGGGAGCTGTGCAGAAGGGTTCGTGAAGCGGGGGACAAGCCGATATTGATGATTACCGCCAAAGGGGAGGCACCCGAGCGAATTAAAGGCTTTCGGCTGGGCACTGACGACTATATGGTAAAGCCTTTTGACCCGATGGAGCTGGTGATGCGAGTGAAGGCGCTGCTGAAGCGGTATCGCATCTCCATCTCGCAAATCGTTCGTTTAGGTCAAGTCACGCTTGATAAAACGAGCTATCAAATTCGCTATAAGGATACAGGTACAAGTGAATCCATACCGCTTAAGGAATTTGAGCTGCTGTTTTTGCTGGCGAGCTATCCGGGCAAGCTATTCAAGCGCGATTCATTAATTGAACAAATATGGGGCTATGATTACGAGGGTGATGAGCGGGCTGTGGATACGCATGTTAAGCGTCTGAGAGAGCGTTTTGCCGCATATGAG